One segment of Clostridium botulinum DNA contains the following:
- a CDS encoding DnaJ domain-containing protein — protein sequence MTDYHKILGVEKNASKEEIKEAYEKQVEKIKKEVVNEKRLNQFLKVFDEAYEVLNSIEENSIRDKDETLIIKPKEIEQEQVVNNGKSLVSRNRSKNRSKNTSSKKRDTSKRSFSENKDKKNKLNDNREEKSRKQKVDEKSPKSNSKQIFDLLMLPLKILALPLIAVLSIIVLVCQIINVISWIASKVLIVGSISIGAIHLYQVKMGQVMNYNILVLAASVLLASFFLPYILKFLLTVFQKLNNMLKDFVF from the coding sequence ATGACAGATTATCATAAAATATTAGGTGTAGAAAAAAATGCTTCAAAAGAAGAAATAAAAGAAGCATATGAGAAACAAGTAGAGAAAATTAAAAAAGAAGTAGTTAATGAAAAACGACTTAATCAATTTTTGAAAGTATTTGATGAGGCATATGAAGTTTTAAATAGTATAGAGGAAAATTCGATAAGGGATAAAGATGAAACATTAATTATTAAACCTAAGGAGATAGAACAAGAGCAGGTGGTTAATAATGGAAAAAGTCTGGTTTCTAGAAATAGATCTAAAAACAGAAGTAAAAATACTAGCTCAAAAAAGAGAGACACAAGTAAAAGGTCATTTTCAGAAAATAAAGATAAGAAGAATAAGTTAAATGATAATAGAGAAGAAAAATCTAGAAAACAAAAAGTGGATGAAAAAAGCCCGAAAAGTAATTCTAAACAAATATTTGATTTGCTTATGTTGCCATTGAAGATATTAGCTTTGCCTTTAATAGCAGTACTGTCAATAATAGTATTAGTATGTCAGATTATAAATGTAATTTCATGGATAGCATCTAAAGTACTAATAGTTGGATCTATATCAATAGGCGCTATACATTTATATCAAGTTAAAATGGGACAGGTTATGAATTACAATATATTGGTTTTAGCAGCTTCAGTATTGTTAGCATCATTCTTTTTACCGTATATATTAAAGTTTTTATTAACAGTTTTTCAAAAGTTAAATAATATGTTAAAGGACTTTGTTTTTTAA
- a CDS encoding serine dehydratase subunit alpha family protein: MKKNDKTYNAYVQILKEELVPAMGCTEPIAIAYAGAKAREVLGEIPTKCEIEVSGNIIKNVKSVIVPNTNGLKGIEAALAAGITVGNETAVLEVLANVQDKDKFKIKNYMDNNEIRVIPSDNNIKFYIGVTLYSKSSYVKLIIENYHTNIVHIEMDEKIIFESGSEQENTAGITDRSLLNVKDIVEFADIVCIGDIKDTITRQIEYNMAISKEGLTGNWGAQIGKVLLKTYGDDIKIRAKAAAAAGSDARMSGCELPVIIVSGSGNQGMTASIPVIEYAKELNTSDEKLYRSLIVSNLITIHQKTGIGRLSAFCGAVSAGCGAGAGIAYLNGGDIKIVSHTIVNALAIVSGIICDGAKSSCAAKIAAAVDAGILGYHMYLNGQQFYSGDGIVAKDADNTIDNVGRMAREGMKETDKEILKIMVGQ; encoded by the coding sequence ATGAAAAAAAATGATAAAACTTATAATGCTTATGTTCAAATATTAAAGGAAGAATTAGTTCCCGCAATGGGATGCACAGAACCAATTGCAATAGCTTATGCAGGTGCAAAGGCTAGAGAAGTTTTAGGGGAAATACCTACAAAATGTGAAATTGAGGTAAGTGGCAATATTATTAAAAATGTAAAAAGTGTTATTGTACCAAATACAAATGGATTAAAGGGGATAGAAGCAGCACTGGCAGCAGGAATCACAGTAGGTAATGAAACAGCAGTCTTAGAAGTACTTGCCAATGTACAAGATAAAGATAAATTTAAAATAAAGAATTATATGGATAATAATGAAATAAGGGTAATTCCAAGTGATAACAATATAAAATTTTATATTGGAGTAACACTTTATAGCAAATCATCTTATGTGAAATTAATAATTGAAAATTATCATACTAATATTGTTCACATTGAAATGGATGAAAAAATAATCTTTGAATCAGGTAGTGAACAAGAGAATACTGCTGGTATTACAGACAGAAGTCTTTTAAATGTTAAAGATATTGTTGAATTTGCAGATATAGTATGCATTGGTGATATAAAAGATACTATAACTCGCCAAATTGAGTATAATATGGCTATTTCAAAAGAAGGACTTACAGGTAACTGGGGAGCTCAAATAGGAAAGGTTTTATTAAAGACATATGGTGATGATATAAAAATTAGAGCTAAAGCAGCAGCGGCTGCTGGTTCTGATGCGCGTATGAGTGGCTGTGAATTGCCTGTAATAATTGTATCAGGAAGTGGAAATCAAGGTATGACAGCATCAATTCCAGTTATTGAGTATGCAAAAGAACTTAACACTAGTGATGAAAAATTATATCGTTCACTTATAGTATCAAATCTTATAACAATTCATCAAAAAACAGGAATAGGAAGACTTTCTGCATTTTGTGGGGCAGTTAGCGCAGGGTGTGGAGCAGGAGCAGGAATAGCATATTTAAATGGTGGTGATATAAAGATTGTATCTCATACTATTGTAAATGCACTTGCAATTGTATCAGGAATTATATGTGATGGAGCTAAATCTTCTTGTGCAGCAAAAATTGCAGCAGCAGTAGATGCAGGAATTCTTGGATATCACATGTATTTAAATGGTCAACAGTTTTATAGTGGTGATGGAATAGTGGCAAAAGATGCTGATAATACAATAGATAATGTAGGAAGAATGGCACGTGAGGGTATGAAAGAAACGGATAAAGAGATATTAAAAATAATGGTTGGACAATAA
- a CDS encoding MFS transporter, with the protein MINKDYVLFKNREFKDFCIYRLIFGISYSFMIPVIPLFLKSMGMETVTIGVVISLYGVSKTLTQIPFGIISDYIGDKLALKLTLFFMTFIPVGYVFADTNFTAGSLYVLQGAVLGMAAPATYSILARTLDSNKRGECTGIAAAVFTFGGGIGAAIAGFIVTKLNSYNMVFYISSFGIFIALLYVIFNVRKIKTVKERSKNNSEKKIKKILHEISQNNLGYKIVILASSAFLGDYIYSCVVALFHFYGQEVLGVSTVYTSSIISIYLLVFGMGAPIAGYVSDRIGNRIQFFFSFALMDLTLLGLIITRSIPVFTVTIIMYFLGATFLNAALQSSLSEFGANPRIKGFVFGVVGASESLGYAVGPLISAVIYSSNKNYLFLGLLLVSVLVSSLYILFFNKAKI; encoded by the coding sequence ATGATTAATAAAGATTATGTTCTTTTTAAGAATAGAGAATTTAAAGACTTTTGTATATATCGATTAATTTTTGGAATAAGTTATAGCTTTATGATACCAGTAATACCATTATTTTTAAAATCTATGGGGATGGAGACTGTAACAATTGGTGTTGTGATATCACTTTATGGTGTAAGTAAGACACTTACACAAATACCATTTGGAATTATTTCTGACTATATAGGAGACAAATTAGCATTAAAGTTAACTTTATTTTTTATGACATTTATTCCAGTGGGCTATGTGTTTGCAGATACAAATTTTACTGCTGGAAGTTTATATGTGCTACAGGGAGCAGTACTTGGAATGGCAGCTCCTGCAACATACTCAATACTAGCCAGAACCCTTGATTCAAATAAAAGAGGTGAATGTACTGGCATTGCAGCAGCAGTTTTTACATTTGGAGGTGGAATAGGTGCGGCCATTGCAGGATTTATTGTAACTAAATTAAATAGCTACAATATGGTATTTTACATATCATCCTTTGGAATATTTATTGCTTTATTATATGTAATATTTAATGTACGAAAAATAAAAACTGTAAAAGAAAGAAGCAAAAATAATAGTGAGAAGAAGATAAAAAAAATACTTCATGAAATAAGCCAAAACAACTTGGGTTATAAAATTGTAATTTTAGCTTCTAGTGCATTTTTAGGAGATTATATATATTCATGTGTTGTTGCACTTTTTCATTTTTATGGACAGGAGGTTCTTGGTGTATCAACAGTTTACACATCTTCTATTATTTCAATTTATTTATTGGTTTTCGGCATGGGTGCACCAATAGCAGGTTATGTAAGCGACAGGATAGGCAACAGAATTCAGTTCTTTTTCTCTTTTGCATTAATGGATTTAACACTATTAGGCTTAATAATAACAAGAAGCATTCCTGTATTTACAGTTACAATTATCATGTATTTTCTTGGAGCAACTTTTCTTAATGCAGCACTTCAGAGTTCACTTTCAGAATTTGGAGCTAATCCTAGAATAAAGGGATTTGTTTTTGGTGTTGTTGGAGCTTCGGAATCTTTAGGATATGCTGTTGGACCATTGATTTCAGCAGTCATCTACAGTAGTAATAAAAATTATTTATTTCTTGGACTATTATTAGTATCTGTTTTGGTTAGCAGTTTATATATACTTTTCTTTAATAAAGCAAAGATATAA